AGGCACTGCGCGaggcgcgagagaggggagcCCGATGTGGCCGAGCTTCGGCACAAATGCTGCACTTGCTGTAGAGCAGATTCAACGCaccaagagagagggaagaggagatcGAACAAAGtgggcagccgcggcagcagtcgcagTGCGATGAGCAGTATTCTCACCACATATTGGGAAGGAGAAAGCACTTTGGAGAATGGAAAGAGAGGAGCAGCCGCGGTCTTCCGTTTTGTCTTCATCGgtgcaagcacacgcacacggcaaTAACGATAGCAAAAGGGTGCGGCCGCTACGACGTGAAGGCGCTAcagcagcgagcgagagagagacaagcacgcgcgcacacacattTGAGGGCATGGCACGCAACAGAACGGAGAGTCACCACAGAGAAACACAAGAGAATGTAGATGAGGCCTCAGGGCAATAGTAGTACACGCGCACCggccagcacacgcacccatcGCGAATGGGTGCACTCAGTGAGCTGCGCAGTTGTGCCGTCAtagggagaggcgaggcaTCAAGAAGGacgaggaagaagaaaaaagagaagaagcggcgcacatcaatggagagagagggatgacGCGAGAATGAAgtcgcagcaccgctgcgtgGAGCCCCATCCCGTGagggtgtgtctgtgtgtgtgtctgtggagAAAGTCATGAAATGATGAACGAAAACAAGTAGCAGTAGGTACTcagcgaaaaagaaaaagtgcGAGGGAGACGTGGTGTGTATAAGACTGAAAAGAGCAACAGAGGGTGGGAAGGGTggagggtggaggtggtgatgcGCTGATGTGGAGGGATGAGAGGgtcgccgccaccatcgtCGTGGTGCTAGTGAGTGCCGTCGCCTCGGCAGTTTTGAGAAGAAAGTAATGGGAGCCGACACTGAGAaaaggaaacaaaaaaacaagagaTAAGTGCATAAGCGCGGCGCGTCCTCGTCCCTCGCATGTTCGACACTAAAAACAGCAACAATACCGATGacacccgcagcagcagttgcAGCATGCAAGACTGGATGCACGCATgcaacaccgccaccaccgtcgcaaATACATACAGATACATGAAAAATGGGGAGACCACAAGGGaacgcgcacagacacacacacacatacaagtGCGCATGCACTCACCGAGAGCTGAAGCGAAGAAAGAtcggaggggagagaggtgagagaacagcgagaaaaaaaaggagaacaGTTAAATCTAATATGAGGAGATAGAGAGACACGCATCAACACGCGCAAATAGGggacggtgtgtgtgtgtggggacGGGAAGAGCAGGCCACACGGACGGCGCCTCTTCCACCGACGTTGTGTGAccatgtgcatgtgcataTACTAAAGCAAACAAAAGGCGTTTGGGTGAAGGTAGCACACAAGAGGGAATGAGAAAGAGAAGCAACGCcgcgagaggaagggagtcaaggagggagaggcagccgccgcaTCAGCAACACCTCTAAGAGCCAGAGATAAAGACAATCAGTCGGTGTAGGTTTTGGTGAGAAACGGGTGAtcgagaagctgcgcggCGGAGGGACGCAATGCGGCGTCCAAGGTCAGGCACAGCCGCACAAAGTCAACgtagtcgtggtcgtcgaAGCCGAAGAGCACCGCCGCTTCAGGCGGCTCCGATGGAAAGTGGAAGACGAGCTGCTCGTCCTCGTAGTCGTAGAAAGCGCCGTGCTTTGTGACGTAGAGGGAGGTATTGCGCCCTTCCTGGAGCATCTCCGCCGGTATCGGCCCGCATACGCTCGCGATAGAGGCAAGCATGGTGGGCACTGACTCAACATTGAAAAGCACTGTTCCCGTCGCCAGCTCTGCTGTTGTGGCACCCAGAGACCAAATGTCGACCGCAGGGCCGTACTTGCAGCCGAGAATGACCTCGGGCGCACGATAAGAGCGGGACTGGACGTAGGAGCTGAGCGTGTCCGTCATGTAGCAGCTGCTTCCCAAGTCGAGCACCTTCACATCGCAGTCGGCCACTGATTTGAAGGCGATGTTCTCCGGCTTGATGTCGCAGTGAATGAGGTTGACAGAATGGATTAGCTTTAGCGCTGTGAGCACCTGGCGCACGATGCGCTGCAGACGCGCAAGGGTGAAGTAAGCGCAGCGCTCTACAATGTCGAGCTTCCTTGCGTATTCGTACAGATTGTCTAAGAGGAGCTCCGTGACGAGGACAAGATGCTCTCGGAAGTAGAAGTagtcgaggaggcgcacgacGCAGCAtgcatcggcgtcgccggcgtcgtTGACGCAGGTCAGCGCTCGTAGCTCGTCGAGGCCTTGGTCTAAGAAGGTCTTGGAGTTTCGGATTATCTTGAGGCATACAGGCTCGCCTGTCTGCTCGTCGTAGCATCGGACAGTTCGAGAAAAAGTCGCGGCATCGATCGGGACATCCACGCGGTATCGCCCGCCTATGAGATCGTCCTTGACTAATTCAAActccttcttctcctccgACCCCGTCTTCCCTGCCTCGTAGAACACCTTAAGCTCGAAATGACGCCATGGTAAGTTCGACGGAGGTTGCTGCTTCTCATATGGATGGACGGACACAAAAGAGACGGGGTGCGCGGCATACTCGACATAGTGGTCGCGCAGGAGGCCGGCGCCATAGTCGAAGAGTGGCGCGATGCAGCGCTTCGCATCTGCGGGGTCTTTGTCCGGTTTCCACAagtcctcctcgtcaccaATGCAGGTGACTACGAATCGCCTCTGCGACGTCActtggagaggagagggtgggacggtgatggaggagagggatGGGAACGAGCTGCCCCGTGTCTTCGAGGACTCGCAACTCTTGTGTGGCAGCGACTTTCGCCCTTTCTTCGCGTTCTTTGCGTgagaggcggtgctgggCCGCATGCCCCACTCTACCTCCAACGACTCCGCCACCCCTACGTGGCCGACGCTCTTCAGCACACGGACCACCTCACGCAGCTTGGCCTGATCGACACCGCTGGAGGTCGGCATGGTGCCCACGCGTCCCGCTCGATAGTGTAGGACACAGGCAGCAATGCCGTCAAGGAGGGGAACGACAAGGAAGAAAGAGTCAGAATGGCTATACGTCCGTcgatgcacacatgcacacacacgagcgcaAGCGCAAGTGGCGCAAGACGTTCAAATGCAACTGtgcacaggcgcgcgcactATCGTCACTTACGTGCGTACAGACTCGCAGAAGACAGtcgaggagaggagagctGCCCATCGTCGtggcatacacgcacgcacgggaAAATGaagaaagagaaagggagacgATAAAGCGGAAATAGGGGAGCAGAGCGAAGGAAGACTGCACAACCAcacgccgtggcgcacgGGAGAGTACTGGCATTCCGTtgagcacgcacacccacacacgtgaGAAGAAGAGTACACGGCCCCGTCGATGCACATGGAGCGTCTCACACCATCCCTCCCGCGCTGCCACCAGACCATCTCTGATGCTCAGCGGGTCATCGGCTCTGTACTGAACCATATTTGGGCCGAGtagcgagaggagagggagggaagcggGGATAAAACACGGCAAGAGGGCGCTTTCGTGCATACTTGATGGCACTGCAGGCCATGGGGAGTGCGAGAGATTCATCAGGTCCGTCTCCACCTGCACCTCGCCATGGTCCGGGGGTGCCCCTCCTCGTGCACGTTCTGTCCGACCAGCGGTCTTGACAGCATTCGGCTCCTCACTCCACTTTCGTGCATCTCCCATGTTTGTCTTGTTACGTGTCATTTCTCGTATGCTGTCATCTATGGAGAGCAACCCACACCATCTCGGTTTCTTTCATGCACAGCAacatgcacacacggacCTACAAGCGATacgcacaagcacaagcacacacacacacgagcaacTGCCCACGCAACGACTAGAGGAGGGAAATCTATGGTGTGACAGGTAATACGCGTGGCGCCATCACCTGGCATGGCTTCCCCTAAGCTCTCCCACTCCGTGGTGATACGCTTCTGCCTTTAGCACAGGTCGTTGTCGCACTcgctgcagtggtggtggtggtggtcatTCTATGAGGCAGGCAACAGATCAACACCTTTGACAGACGCGAGTTATGTGTGCAGTGTGAGGGAGGTGATGAGAAAACTAGGGACGACTCTGATGAAAAGCATTAAGCTCTAAAGGAGCGTAAGGCCGAAGATGTAGTACTGAGGGGGTGTAGAGGCGGGTATCCACGTCTGCACCGCTGCAATTTCGCCTTGTGCTACTAGCTGATATCACCTGCGGTGTTTTCTTTACGGTCCCCACCCGCCAACCCTTGCCCACATTACCACGTCTGCATCGACAAACATCTTGCGGTCATCCCCCCTTTCCGTAACAGTCGCTCACTTTCTCATAAACGACTCGCACACTTTGATCACCTTAGGGCACATGCGGAAGTCTACCAGCTGACGCGAAATCAACGCCATCTTGGCTCCCTCGTTGAGTAGCTCGCCAAGGTGACCGGTCTCCTTCTTGACGCCTTGGAAAAGGATACCATCCAAGTCCCCGTACTTCTTCAACAGGTTTCGCGCGCGCACTTTGCCGATACCATTTACGCCGGGAATGTTGTCCGAAGAATCACCTGCCAATGACTTGAAGTCGCGCACCAGTTTTGGGGGCACGCCAATGCGTTCGATTACGCCCCTCTCCGATACGAGATGCTTTGTGCGGATGTCGTAGTGGTagctcttcttcgcctcgTCAACAAGCTGGTACAGGTCGTAGTCGTGCGACATAACCACCGTGGGCCTTCTGCTCTGCTGGTTGAAGAAAGCAAGGGTGGCGATCATGTCGTCGGCCTCCGCGTTGAGGTTCGCCAGTCCCGCGTCGCAGTCTGGGACTACAAGAAGCGACTCTCGCGGCTCGTCAGCGAACACCTTCTTCGCCACCCTCTCGATTAACCGGAACTCAGGTGTGACGGTCTTCTCCAACCTATTCGCCTTGTAGTCGGCGTAGATCTGGCGCCGGCCTCCGTCGCCATGGTCAAAGCAGACGATGATTCGGTTGTGCTTcagtgtgtgcgcgtattCTGTCTGCGGAGATAGGAGATGTTGCGCCATGTGTGCCGGATCAAAGCTATGGGCCGTTGCGATCATGAAGCGAGCGTTCTTGATGGCAAACTGCTTCACATCGATAGGCGTGCCGTACCTCTCAGTTGTGTAGCTCCATCTGTGGTACCACCGGTGAACCAAGGCTGGCCCGTCGATGAGAACAATGGCCTTCTCTCGTGCGGGCATCActgcggcgcggcgaggACAGCCCGTCATGTAAGTGCGGGGGCCCACGTTCCCCAAAGTTGCAGCCGAGAATGCAAGATCTCCAGCGACCCTTGAGCAGCCAATCGAAAAGCAGCGAAGGCTGCGCGCTGCAGTCGGTCCTCCGTCgctacacgcacacgcaccgtaTGTTAGCCTTCGGATGAAGACGGGAGATGGAGATGCGTGTAGGTAACGGACTTGTTATTAGACGTTCTCGTATTGTGGCATCTCATTCAAGGAAGTGCAGCGATAGAATCGAAGCAcaacaagaaaacaaagtcacacacggacgcacgcgcgcagctggCAGGCGACAGGCGGGGAAGCAAGTTTGGGGTGAGATGTGGGAGCGGAAAGCCCGAGGCGAAGCGCAGATGCGGATCGCGTAAGAGGGGCGATGGAGCAAGAGAAGTGAGGAGGGGtaaaagcagcagcagagacgATGGGCACAAGCGCatggaagagggagagcgtgGCACATCAGCGGGTGCAGGAGCACGCATAGGCGGGCGTgacgagaggcagagggcCCGCCAACCGAGTACCTCCTGCTGCCCATGCATTCATGATCGCAAGATAGCCCAcgcggtgtgtgtggcatATTGTGCACAACACGAAACGTAAAGCGGTGCACTGTGAATGACAtgaacagcaacagcagttGGCGCACGAGCACATTTTTTCGGGAAGGGAAATGGAGGAGCACATGAGCTCGTCCATCCCAGCCACGTTGCGTACTGCAGTGCGAGTGTGCGAGCTCCATGCTTTTTTGTGCGAGGGCACGTGTACCTGTACCATCGGATATACCACGACGCATACCACGACACGcgggaagaaaaagaagtTGAAACCCCTTCTGCTAATCGCGTATGTGCGCTCCATCATGTTGGTGGGAGGTCGGGGCAGGTGCAGAGATGGTGAAGGGACACAAAGGGAGAGTgtgcccgcacacacacatacacacacgtcagggaagagggatgggGTAGCGAGGTGCAGTCCAGCATGACGGGCAAGCGGCTGCCCTGCCCACGCCGACGGACGGCTCAGTCCTTTGCCATGAGAGATACGCCGCTGGAGCCTGCAGGGTAGAGGCCGCGCTCGATAACCTGCGAAAGCCGGACTTTGACGTTCTCAGGAAGCGTGGAGTGGCGCAAAAGATGCTCGGCCGCCGTCAGTTTCAGTGACCGCACGGCGACGTTCTCTTCGTGAGCACCGCTGCTCAAGAaggacgcgcacacggcacCCAACATTCGATTCAAACTCTCCTGCAGAAGGGCGGCGTTCGCTACCCGCCAGAGAGCGAGGCGCACCATGTCGTCGGGGGAGGTGCGCATCTGCCACGCATCCAGCAACAAGTCTTTTGTGAAGAACGACACATTCATGTGCGGCGAGGTCAACATGGACAGCATCAGATTCAGCGTGGACAGCCGCAGGGAAGGAGAGGTGCTGGAGAGTCTCACCTGCAGTGTTTTGCATGGCAGCTGCCCTGTGACAGCGTCCCAGCCTGCTTGCGTCGAGGCCGCGGAGCCGAGAAGGTCGAAGATGGCCTCAGTGGCACTTTCatccctctcgctcgcctccACGGCTGGCATCACGGTAGACAcgcaggcggcggcatcgcgttGCCCGTTCGCCTCGTGACGGAGCAGCGCAATGCTCCAAAAGCGGCACACATACGCGAAGCACAAGGAATCGTCGTTCGCGCGCAGGATTTCCAttgtgcgctgccgcagcgccgatgGCACGGCGACCGTGCGACACGCCACGCCACTGGCCACGGTATAGTTGGCTTGCAGCAGTGGGTCATTCTCGAATGAGTCCAGTGTGGCCTCGAACATGAAAGCAACCAGAGACGTCCACTGCTCCAGAAAGTCGCACattgttttgttttccgcTGACTCGATCGCATCGCAATCAAAGAGTCGAAGCACCTGCTCGTTGTGAAAGTTGGCGTCGAGGCAAGACCCGAGAAAAGCAGCCGCCTCGGCATTGTCACCTGCAATGGTGACGAGTCGATAGAGCGTCCTTGACATGCTTGACGCGACTGCAGTatcggcagccgcggcggacCGCACGATAAACTTTACGAGGAACTGAGCAGCAGGTGAAAATAGGACGACTTTGTTCTCTCTCGACGGTTGTGTGAACACATCCTCTAGCACTCGTCCGATAAGGTGAAAGACGTCTGCGTTACCGACCACCTCCATCTCCCCTACAAGTACACGTAGCGCGTGAGTTTCTGACGCATCCTCCAGCATGGCAACAATCTGCTGCGGCGTCAaaagctgctgcagccgtttCGTCGCATCACGTGATACCGCGATGTCGTCCGACGACACGTTGGTCGCCAGCTGGCGAAGATCGTCTGCGTCCATCGCTGTTAAGTGCacaaaaagagagaaagaggccTGGCTTTGGAAACGGTGCAGGCAGACGCGGATGCGTATCGGTGTGTGTTCGCAGGCGAACAAGCATCACGTCAGTGCGGTTGACGGCGTGTGACAGCAGCCGAGCAAAGGGAGCAGGGAGGAGGCCGTGAGGAGGCAGTGCAGCGAGTGAGTGTCTCAGAAAGGAGAAAATAAGGTGGCGGTCAGGCAGTTTGCCGTGGACAAAGAAACATGTGCTCGCTTGCGCATCTATTGCAACAACAGGCTCGCCAGCGCGCTCACACGGAAGATTGAAAAACTGTGAGCGGTACACAAAAATGCGATGTTTTACCTTGCAGAGGCAACCGTGCTGCACTCGTGGAGCCAATGGTGGATTGCTCTGCGCACATGTTACGTGGTGCGATGGAGCGAAGAatgcacacccacgcactcCTACGGAGAAATACACGAACGCTCTCCcgtgagggggtgggggacgcCGAGAGAGGAGCACTGTCTCTACGGAGAAACCAGAAGAAAACAAGAACAGCGAAGAGCCGTCGTTGGACAGAAGACGGCGAACTTCTCCACTCTCGTAGTGCGTGATATAGTACAGGTGAAAGAAGAGGAAATAAGGCGGCTCGGGGCGGCCATAAAACGGAGGCTGAAAGGCAAGCCACAtctggcacacacacacgcacatatatatacatatatacgtCATCACAAGGTCGATAGCAAAGAACTGCAAACAAAATGAGCGGACTAGTGAGCGATTCTCGGCTGAAGGCGCGTCTGAGGTAGATACTGTTGTCCGCATCGAGAAGcatggcagcggtggcgtaGTCGCTGacaggcagcgctgcagtaCCACTCGCGTCCACAACGAGGACACGGGAAGCACTTGTGGGAAAAGAGAAAGCAATAGTCGCACATGAGTGTTGCAAGATCGCCTGCTGAGGTGTTGGGCCCCGGGGCTTCCACCTCGTCAAGTGAGAGCGCCGTTTTTCGTGTcgctccgtcgtcgtcgtcgctgcaggTTAGTTTCTTTGGCGTCGTCAACCCCGTGTGTAGCGGCAACGATGACATTCGCTTCTCGAGTACACTCAGGCGGGCTTCTATCCGTGCATTCTGTaggtgctgctcgcgcaCCAGTGCCTCTAAGGTGCTCAGTCCGAGATCCGCGATATCAGACTGGAAAAGCTGCTCCTCCATACGCGATGGGTTCACTTGGCTCTACACTCACCAAAATCCGGAGCTACAGCCAGCCGTTCTGCCACCTCGCATCAAGGAGAGTGAAAGGGGGCTGGGAAAATCAGAGGCTGCAGAATGCCCACTTGTCGCTGCGAAAGAGGACAAAGGGGACACGAAAACAAGGGGGAATCCAGTaggaggaggcgagaagTGCACAAGACAAGTGGCGTTCCCAGGGGTGTGaatgtctgtgtgtgtgtgtgtctgtagAGGTGGGGAAGGAAGGGAGGCtttcgaaaaaaaaggaggctgccgctgcatcaCGTGCGAGAGCGCGGTGAGGATGGAGGAGAGATACAGACAAGAGGGAAAAGACGGAGAGTAAAAGAGCTCACGCTGTATGGCATTTAACACCGCATCCAAGCTCACTGGTGTGGCTCTCCCCGCTTCACCAGCTCCGTCAACGTAACTAGTAAGCGCTAGGCACGTACACACCAAGCAAAACAGAAAGCAATACAGCGCCGCCCCAGGACGAGGTAGCAGGTACATAACATGGCGCTGACgggtggaagagggggaagggcggAAGCAGTCTCTCAACAAAGAGCGCGAAACCGCCACGGTCAGATGACACTTTCGTGTTAGAAAGAGCGCACGTAGACTCGCATCTGTTGCTACGCGGGTGGAGAGGGGTACGTGCAGCGGCAAGGGGGAAGCAAAGGTGTTTTGTGTGCGCCCTTCTTCACCTCTACCCTGCCCACCCGCTCACTAGTCTTCTTCCACCTCACTCTCACTTGCGAGGCCTTCACTTGTTTGCATCCTCTGAAGAAGGGTATCTTTACTACGACAGTGCACGAACAACTATATTGATGGAGAAACCCGAAAAGCAACAGCCTTAGTGGGCATAGAATCACGAAAACCAAAAAAATGTACAGGGTAAGAGGCCTTACGTATCAGAGAATCAATCtttcccccaccctccctccttccctcttctaGCTCGTACCCTGTCGTATTCTACTTGGAGGCATCGCCATTTACCTTCTTCCCTCACTGCCCGTCAATGTCAACCTcgccgctcgctgctgctgctgtacaTAACAGCTCAGCTGCCCGATGCGGCATGGGCCCTACTCCGCTCAACCAGGCGAGCGGCCCACAGTAGAGCACTctcgagagagagcgaacgGAAGAAACGGacgggagagaaaaaagcggggaggaggaggacgggaaGGACACACAAAACAGAACGTAAATAGGACGTAAACAGCAAAGGACATACCTCGAGGAGGTCGGAggggagcgcgtgcgcggcacAAAAGTACGCCAGCGTGCGTCGTGTACGGTGGCTCTCAAAATGAGAGACAAAACAGCAAAACAAACAAAGAAAACGTCCCACAgagggatgggggagcgAGTGTATGCAACAACAATCCGAAAAGAGAGATAAAAAATACAAAGGACATCCACTGAATCTCCCTCTTCTCACAGCAGTGAGATCAAGAAGGACGGAAGCAGAGAGGGCGGGAACAACACAGCCCATCACAGCTTCGTGCATGCGTCTTCGCATGTCGTGCACAGGTGCGTGCACAACACTTTCAGCGGCGCAGACTTGCGAACAAGCACACATGTAAAGACTCTtagaaagggagagggaggggaggggcagagagaaggcacGAAAAGAGGGAAAAGTAAGGCTGTGTAGATAAGGCAGAAGaagccgaaaaaaaaaaaacaaaaaaaaaaacagcggAGCTGGTACGATGGGGTGAGTAATCTGAGGGTTGTGTAAAAGGGTTCGAGAGAAAGCAGCTCACTGCGAGAAATCTAGATGTATATCTGTGATGGGTTGCTCATGTTCAGCACGCCATAGCGCGAGCGACGCTCACCAATACGCGCAACACTCCAGGCATCGGACACCGTCGTTAGTCGCTCTTGCTCCTTACTCAACTTGCTtgcctctgctctctctgTCGCTAAGTCTCGGCGTCGTCTGCCTTTCTCCTTGTTTTTTCTTGTGCGTGAGTGAACCCCTCGCTTAGCCTTCGGCTCCCATTCCCGCCATCATCTGTCTGTCCCCCAGCCCATCCCCTCAGCTTCACCTGCCCGCtatccctccctcacccgcggcgagggagggggacatgCAGTTTCTGTTCCAGTGTCGTGCTCCTTGAGAATTAAAATTGATTTCCAtgctgttgtgtgtgtgtgtgctctcttTTCCCTGCCGTTGTGTTCATAGCGATGatccgcacgcacacaaatCCCTCCACCACAGCCACAACCACAAACTCTATCACATACGAGGAGAGCCAATTGCGTCGCAGCTGTGACACCAGCACACGAGAGAGGGGCAATCAGATAGACTGCAACACGAGCCAGATGTGCTCAGCAGGAGCAGAGTCGAAAAAGTGAGAATCagacgaggtggtggagatTCACCGTTTTAAAAAAAGTGCTGCTGGTAAAGTGGGAGGTATTGTGAAAGATTCACCCACACGCGGCGCAATACACCGTTCGTGCTGGTCACCCCGCACTTTCCCTCCCTTACCCCACCCGCCTACACTTCCACACCCACTTCGGGCAAAAAAAATCTGATCAaggagcaaaaaaaaggtggaAAATGAGAGGGGAGAACGCAAATAAAAAGTAAAATAGTTTTCTGTAtgggcacgtgcgtgtgcgtgtgtgcttgtatGTGGTTATGTGTATTTCTGTCCGCGTCTCAGTTTACGCAATAGAGGACACATAGAGAGAACGACTTCTTGAGCATTCACATTCATAGAGAGGCACGCAAGGCAGCGCAGGCTGCTCAACAAAGACTCTGTGCAACCTAAGGCGCGTGTGATGGCCTCCGACACATCCACAGCAACACACGAATTCGCCCTCTGTGTACGGTGTGTATGGCTGTATGCGTGGGTCTGTGAGAGGCACTCATCACcacagaaacaaaaaaaagcacgtGAACAAAACACGTGCATACGCGTGTCAGTATGCGTCTTTGAAAGCaagcgaggaagagagctAGAATGGGGCCAGGACTAAACAACCACTGCAGGATAGACTTAGGAAAACTAAAAGAGAGAGCAGACACGAATACGGCAAAGGTCCGTTGATGCCGTGGAACTCCTTCCTCATTTCCGCTCGACCactccttcctccctccttcacctcctTCCATTCCACGCGACTGCATGGCATTGATAAAGCAACAAAAATacaaaaataaaaaagacATAATCAGTGGaaaaggcgcacacacacacgcgagaCGCACATATGTTTGCTTCTCCTTGAAAAGAAGAATGTACACACTATACAGTGATAGAAGAGAAATGTTTTGTCAGTGTGTCTATCATAGAGCATGGCCTCACCTCCACGCTACTCTCGCCCTGTCACAGGCGCATCGCGTagtgcgaagcagccgtagacaTGCGTTAGTCCAATGTGAACTCACTCACATGAGCATGGCCTCTACCTCAAgccccacccaccgcccgctctgcaggtcgcctcacagccgctcctaTCATGCCAGTCGCCACCCCGTGCGTCCCCCTCGAGGTCACCTCAGGCCCCCCCACCAGTGGACAGCCAGAGGGCCGGGTGAGACGCGCTCGAGTCACGTTGGCATTTCGCCCATCACATGGGTGACACAAACGTGTTCGCTGTGGCAGGTCTCTCCGATGCAACACCATCTATGACATGACCtccagcatcagcagcaatGAACCGCCCTGACCTCTCCACGTCGTAGGCGCgtgaccctgtcaccaccagaactggctcggcatcggcacaGTATAGGTGCTGCTGGGCTTCctcccacacgcacagtGGGTACTGGACCCTGAGATACCACGCTGAGGTGTCCCGCGTCGTCAGGGtacaagagagaggggagacaCAAAGAAGGAAGGGGCGAGATCAGGTGAAATTGAGcccaccaaaaaaaaagtcgTCAAACGAAGAAGGTACAACAGAATACATCGCTAATGACTTCCACGTACACATATTTACGCACATTTAAACGCACAAGATGTGCAAACGCACCGCTATCACTCAGCTCGAACTCTGCCACCTCTCGCAT
Above is a window of Leishmania mexicana MHOM/GT/2001/U1103 complete genome, chromosome 21 DNA encoding:
- a CDS encoding putative protein kinase encodes the protein MPTSSGVDQAKLREVVRVLKSVGHVGVAESLEVEWGMRPSTASHAKNAKKGRKSLPHKSCESSKTRGSSFPSLSSITVPPSPLQVTSQRRFVVTCIGDEEDLWKPDKDPADAKRCIAPLFDYGAGLLRDHYVEYAAHPVSFVSVHPYEKQQPPSNLPWRHFELKVFYEAGKTGSEEKKEFELVKDDLIGGRYRVDVPIDAATFSRTVRCYDEQTGEPVCLKIIRNSKTFLDQGLDELRALTCVNDAGDADACCVVRLLDYFYFREHLVLVTELLLDNLYEYARKLDIVERCAYFTLARLQRIVRQVLTALKLIHSVNLIHCDIKPENIAFKSVADCDVKVLDLGSSCYMTDTLSSYVQSRSYRAPEVILGCKYGPAVDIWSLGATTAELATGTVLFNVESVPTMLASIASVCGPIPAEMLQEGRNTSLYVTKHGAFYDYEDEQLVFHFPSEPPEAAVLFGFDDHDYVDFVRLCLTLDAALRPSAAQLLDHPFLTKTYTD
- a CDS encoding putative mitochondrial structure specific endonuclease I (SSE-1), with translation MPAREKAIVLIDGPALVHRWYHRWSYTTERYGTPIDVKQFAIKNARFMIATAHSFDPAHMAQHLLSPQTEYAHTLKHNRIIVCFDHGDGGRRQIYADYKANRLEKTVTPEFRLIERVAKKVFADEPRESLLVVPDCDAGLANLNAEADDMIATLAFFNQQSRRPTVVMSHDYDLYQLVDEAKKSYHYDIRTKHLVSERGVIERIGVPPKLVRDFKSLAGDSSDNIPGVNGIGKVRARNLLKKYGDLDGILFQGVKKETGHLGELLNEGAKMALISRQLVDFRMCPKVIKVCESFMRK